From the Chloroflexus aurantiacus J-10-fl genome, one window contains:
- a CDS encoding NUDIX hydrolase — MSWRRQIELIEAALAAPSPPSSELLVLRRLDGTPLRPFQPPPGVTPRASAGLLLLIPHADTLHIPLTVRSSRVTTHRGEVSLPGGGIDPTDDGAVGAALREAQEEIGINPTQVVVIGQLSTFYIPPSNNYLTPIVGLYPTSCELQPDPEEVEHVFTVPLATLLDPATVREEIWERNGTPMRVPFFALNGYKVWGATALLLSEFVARLRRAGQG; from the coding sequence ATGAGCTGGAGAAGACAGATCGAGTTGATCGAGGCGGCCCTGGCCGCCCCGTCGCCACCGTCGAGCGAGCTACTCGTGTTACGTCGGCTCGACGGTACGCCACTGCGTCCGTTTCAGCCGCCGCCAGGTGTAACCCCACGCGCATCGGCAGGGCTGCTCTTACTCATCCCCCACGCCGACACCTTACACATTCCGCTGACAGTCCGTTCGAGTCGGGTGACCACCCATCGCGGTGAGGTGTCGCTACCGGGTGGTGGCATTGATCCAACCGACGATGGGGCAGTGGGGGCGGCGCTACGCGAAGCTCAGGAAGAGATAGGTATCAATCCAACCCAGGTTGTCGTGATCGGTCAACTCTCGACGTTCTACATTCCGCCGAGTAATAACTATCTGACGCCAATCGTTGGCTTGTACCCAACCTCATGCGAGCTGCAGCCCGATCCCGAAGAGGTGGAACACGTCTTCACCGTCCCCCTGGCGACACTTCTCGATCCGGCCACGGTGCGCGAGGAGATTTGGGAGCGCAACGGTACGCCGATGCGGGTACCCTTTTTTGCCTTGAACGGGTACAAGGTATGGGGGGCAACTGCGCTGCTGCTGAGTGAATTTGTGGCGCGGTTGCGGCGCGCGGGGCAGGGATAG
- a CDS encoding TerC family protein: MFDAVWVWIGFNLFVLALLALDLGVFHRDAHEVSLREAAIWSVVWISLALVFNLGLYLFWDQIMPGSSLSAGEAGLAFLTGYLIEKALSVDNIFVFVLIFSYFAVPAKYQHRVLFWGILGALIMRGTMIAAGAALIKQFHWIIWVFGAFLIFTGIRMATSQHEEVEPDKNPVVRLFRRFMPISDRYDGQKFLTRQNGVLMATPLLLVLVMVETTDLIFAVDSIPAIFAVTQDPFIVYTSNVFAILGLRALYFVLAGVVHLFHYLKLGLSVVLAFVGVKMLLPDVSAALIGTSWKIPTGISLGVVATIITVSIVASLIRARLVESSEHAAPSNTV, translated from the coding sequence ATGTTCGATGCAGTGTGGGTCTGGATCGGTTTTAACCTCTTTGTACTGGCCCTGCTGGCCCTCGATCTGGGGGTATTTCACCGTGACGCGCACGAAGTCTCGTTACGTGAGGCGGCAATCTGGAGTGTCGTCTGGATTTCACTGGCGCTGGTCTTCAATCTTGGATTGTATCTCTTCTGGGATCAGATCATGCCGGGTAGCAGCTTGAGTGCCGGCGAGGCCGGGCTGGCCTTCCTCACCGGCTATTTAATCGAAAAAGCGCTGAGCGTTGACAATATTTTTGTCTTCGTATTGATCTTCTCGTATTTTGCAGTGCCGGCCAAATACCAGCACCGCGTCCTGTTCTGGGGGATTCTCGGTGCGCTGATCATGCGGGGCACCATGATCGCCGCCGGCGCGGCACTCATCAAGCAATTTCACTGGATCATCTGGGTCTTTGGCGCCTTCCTGATCTTTACCGGTATTCGCATGGCCACCTCGCAGCACGAGGAAGTAGAGCCTGATAAGAACCCGGTAGTACGCCTTTTCCGGCGCTTTATGCCGATCAGTGATCGCTACGACGGGCAAAAGTTTCTCACCCGCCAGAATGGCGTACTAATGGCAACCCCGCTGCTGCTGGTGTTGGTGATGGTTGAGACAACCGACCTGATCTTTGCAGTCGACTCAATTCCGGCCATTTTTGCGGTGACCCAAGATCCGTTTATCGTGTACACATCGAATGTCTTCGCAATCCTGGGCTTGCGGGCACTGTACTTTGTGCTGGCCGGTGTCGTTCATCTCTTCCACTACTTGAAACTGGGTTTATCAGTAGTGCTGGCCTTCGTCGGTGTGAAGATGCTGCTGCCTGATGTGAGCGCAGCCCTGATCGGTACGAGCTGGAAGATTCCTACCGGTATTTCACTCGGCGTGGTTGCCACGATTATCACGGTATCAATCGTAGCCTCGCTGATCAGGGCGCGACTGGTTGAGAGCAGCGAACATGCCGCTCCATCAAATACAGTCTAA
- a CDS encoding cupredoxin domain-containing protein yields the protein MSKVHTISILKALQVIGIALLFLTILSACGEPLRERSIEVTATEMRFDPDRVEARTGEQVFLRLRNRGEIAHSLTIELPAGDRTVSADPGVDAVLAFRAPAPGEYRFYCRIPGHEAQQGVLVVTP from the coding sequence ATGAGCAAAGTACACACCATCTCCATCTTGAAAGCACTTCAGGTCATCGGTATCGCTCTTCTGTTTCTGACAATTCTCAGCGCCTGCGGTGAACCGCTGCGTGAACGTAGCATTGAGGTAACAGCTACCGAAATGCGCTTTGATCCCGACCGCGTAGAGGCTCGCACCGGAGAACAGGTCTTCTTACGCTTACGCAACCGCGGCGAAATAGCGCATAGTCTGACCATTGAGCTACCCGCCGGAGACCGTACCGTCTCGGCTGATCCGGGTGTTGATGCGGTACTGGCCTTTCGCGCTCCAGCCCCTGGAGAGTACCGTTTCTACTGTCGTATTCCCGGCCATGAAGCCCAACAGGGTGTTCTGGTCGTTACCCCATGA
- a CDS encoding alpha/beta fold hydrolase, whose product MKREPTMDIPVDLVPYARRVALRDVDIFYYAAGSTNLPPLLLLHGLGDEADTWRAIISPLSQMYRVIAPDLPGFGRSSGPKGGYSLTFFARTMAEFITTLQLQQITLVGHSMGAMIAQRLSIGLPHLIQQQILISGCLPVKRRTPPRQWWPLLIPGLGELVMNSMRRSQELAFLSLQPFYYSLYDLPARERRFLRRRVWKRLHHPLQRRATLSALRWLAIDAFFRAEQYLDLVSECQTPTVLISGDHDVIVDGELIESMEVVLEGRAQYIYLSRCGHVPQQEQPDLICELISGLSPAMSAVDLELQGEPLDCI is encoded by the coding sequence ATGAAGCGAGAACCCACGATGGATATCCCCGTTGATCTTGTCCCTTACGCTCGTCGGGTTGCGCTGCGTGATGTGGACATCTTCTACTACGCTGCCGGTTCCACTAACCTACCACCGCTCCTTCTCTTGCATGGCCTGGGTGATGAAGCCGATACCTGGCGTGCGATTATTTCACCACTCTCGCAAATGTATCGGGTGATCGCCCCTGATCTACCGGGTTTTGGCCGTAGTTCCGGGCCTAAAGGCGGGTATAGCCTGACGTTTTTTGCCCGCACCATGGCCGAATTTATCACCACGTTGCAACTCCAACAGATTACGCTTGTTGGCCATTCAATGGGGGCAATGATTGCCCAACGTCTCAGCATTGGCCTGCCTCACCTGATCCAGCAACAGATTCTGATTAGTGGATGTTTACCGGTTAAACGGCGTACTCCACCGCGTCAGTGGTGGCCACTGCTCATTCCCGGTCTTGGTGAGCTGGTGATGAACAGTATGCGTCGTTCGCAGGAACTGGCTTTTCTGAGCCTACAGCCGTTCTACTATAGCCTCTACGACTTGCCGGCTCGTGAACGACGGTTTCTCCGTCGGCGCGTCTGGAAGCGCCTTCATCATCCGCTGCAACGCCGGGCAACTCTCTCGGCCTTGCGCTGGCTGGCGATTGATGCCTTCTTCCGGGCAGAACAGTATCTCGATCTGGTCAGCGAATGTCAGACGCCAACGGTCTTAATCAGTGGTGATCACGACGTGATTGTCGATGGTGAATTGATTGAGTCGATGGAAGTCGTGCTGGAGGGACGGGCACAATACATTTACCTTTCTCGCTGTGGTCACGTGCCACAGCAGGAGCAGCCCGATCTCATTTGCGAATTGATCAGTGGGCTATCTCCTGCTATGTCTGCGGTAGATCTGGAGCTTCAGGGTGAGCCGTTAGACTGTATTTGA
- the mbhE gene encoding hydrogen gas-evolving membrane-bound hydrogenase subunit E, with the protein MIYPLVFIALAAAPLALLARFPARDRIAWGLALIPLLIFGLTLAQAAPVWEGGLVTERIEWVPALGLHLSFTLDGLSLLFALIISGIGTLIVGYAGHYLGSDSGLGRFLAYLMLFMGAMLGLVLAGNVLTMFVFWELTSVTSYLLIGYKHDYADARRGALHSLLVTGGGGLALLVGLLLLGQAVGSYEFSDILAAGDTLHAHPLYPAAVILILLGCFTKSAQIPFHFWLPGAMQAPTPASAFLHSATMVKAGVYLMARLSPALGGTALWDVTLAVVGGATMTFAAIVAMRQFDLKAMLAYTTISMLGALTMQIGLGGKYGAEGVATNILAHALYKSALFMLAGVIDHECGTRDLRRLGGLRKYMPQTMVITMLALLSFGGIPVMFGFVAKELMLEAALETELGATLSVLAVAAIAITAIAYLITGWRLFSNAFLGQRSVAAMQQHITDPAPGMLIGPGVPAVLSLIIPIAFLGPISTLIAAASASIYGQPLDVKLALWHGINPALLVSLSAIVIGVVMFRFVDQLAGLRGWPAWSRGDMIFDRLIESTLTGATALTRTIQEGRLRRYILLTALTMLVFVGVPFVSFGLGAIRFDLDPQLQLYEILAAALIPIGVIATINARTRLGAIIAVGVVGAMVSLLFVLFSAPDLALTQLLIEVLSTVFLLLVFSVLPVRFESFSSAWVRRRDAIVATVMGVLMGGLVLAAATNDSFAPLAPFFLENSLELGKGANVVNVILVDFRGFDTMGEITVLFIALLGIYGLLRLRQGKDNATPERVTTTEPVNEPVDAQR; encoded by the coding sequence ATGATCTATCCGCTTGTATTCATTGCGCTAGCGGCAGCTCCCCTGGCATTACTCGCCCGCTTCCCGGCGCGTGACCGAATTGCGTGGGGGTTGGCGTTGATCCCGTTGCTCATCTTCGGTCTGACGCTGGCGCAGGCTGCGCCGGTGTGGGAAGGCGGGCTGGTGACTGAACGGATAGAGTGGGTGCCGGCGCTAGGGTTGCATCTGAGCTTTACGCTTGATGGTTTGAGCCTGCTGTTTGCCCTCATTATCTCTGGCATTGGGACATTGATCGTCGGTTATGCCGGCCACTATCTCGGATCTGACAGCGGTCTTGGCCGTTTTCTGGCTTACCTGATGCTGTTTATGGGTGCGATGCTGGGGCTGGTGCTGGCCGGCAATGTGCTGACGATGTTTGTGTTCTGGGAATTGACCTCGGTAACGTCGTATTTGCTCATTGGCTACAAGCACGATTATGCCGATGCCCGGCGGGGCGCCCTACATTCACTCCTGGTAACCGGTGGCGGTGGACTGGCGCTGCTCGTCGGCTTGTTACTGCTTGGTCAGGCGGTTGGGAGCTACGAGTTCAGTGATATTCTGGCGGCTGGCGATACGTTGCACGCGCATCCGCTTTACCCGGCAGCAGTGATCTTAATTCTGCTTGGCTGTTTCACCAAATCGGCCCAGATACCCTTCCACTTCTGGCTTCCCGGTGCGATGCAGGCACCGACACCGGCCAGTGCCTTTCTCCACTCGGCCACAATGGTCAAGGCCGGGGTATACCTCATGGCGCGACTCAGCCCGGCACTGGGTGGAACCGCGCTGTGGGATGTGACGCTGGCAGTGGTTGGCGGGGCGACAATGACCTTCGCTGCGATTGTGGCGATGCGGCAGTTCGATCTGAAGGCGATGCTGGCCTATACCACGATCAGCATGCTGGGTGCCTTGACGATGCAGATCGGATTGGGTGGGAAGTACGGTGCCGAAGGTGTGGCGACAAATATTCTGGCCCACGCGCTGTACAAATCGGCCCTGTTTATGCTTGCCGGGGTGATTGACCACGAGTGTGGGACGCGCGATCTCCGTCGTCTCGGCGGACTGCGTAAGTACATGCCGCAGACGATGGTGATTACGATGCTGGCTTTGCTTTCATTTGGTGGCATTCCGGTGATGTTTGGCTTTGTAGCCAAAGAGCTAATGCTCGAAGCAGCGCTGGAAACCGAGTTGGGTGCGACATTAAGTGTGCTGGCGGTGGCAGCCATTGCCATCACTGCTATCGCCTATCTGATTACTGGCTGGCGCCTGTTCAGCAATGCCTTCCTCGGTCAGCGCAGTGTTGCAGCGATGCAGCAGCATATTACCGATCCGGCACCGGGGATGTTGATCGGTCCTGGTGTTCCGGCAGTATTGTCATTGATCATCCCTATCGCGTTTTTGGGACCGATCAGTACGTTGATCGCTGCGGCCAGTGCATCTATTTATGGTCAGCCGCTTGACGTGAAACTGGCGCTCTGGCACGGGATTAATCCCGCACTGCTGGTGAGTCTGAGCGCGATTGTGATTGGCGTCGTGATGTTCCGTTTCGTCGATCAACTGGCCGGTTTACGCGGTTGGCCGGCCTGGTCACGCGGCGATATGATCTTCGACCGTCTGATCGAGAGTACCCTGACCGGTGCTACCGCGTTGACGCGAACCATTCAGGAAGGCCGTCTGCGCCGATATATTCTGCTCACGGCGCTCACCATGCTGGTTTTCGTTGGTGTTCCGTTTGTCAGTTTTGGACTTGGGGCGATTCGCTTCGATCTCGATCCACAGTTGCAGCTCTACGAGATACTGGCGGCGGCTCTCATACCGATTGGAGTTATTGCCACGATTAACGCTCGCACCCGTCTGGGAGCCATCATTGCTGTTGGTGTTGTCGGCGCAATGGTATCGCTCCTCTTCGTTCTCTTCTCAGCGCCTGACCTGGCATTGACCCAGTTGCTGATTGAAGTGCTCTCAACCGTGTTTCTGTTACTGGTCTTCTCCGTCCTACCGGTACGCTTCGAGAGCTTCTCGTCGGCCTGGGTGCGGCGGCGCGATGCGATTGTGGCGACGGTCATGGGTGTGCTGATGGGTGGTCTGGTACTGGCAGCGGCCACAAACGATAGTTTTGCGCCGTTAGCACCCTTCTTCCTGGAAAATAGTCTGGAACTGGGCAAAGGCGCCAACGTCGTGAATGTAATCCTGGTTGACTTCCGCGGTTTCGATACCATGGGCGAAATTACGGTCTTGTTCATCGCGCTCCTTGGTATCTATGGCTTGTTACGGTTACGACAGGGGAAAGACAATGCGACACCAGAGCGGGTCACCACAACCGAACCGGTCAACGAACCGGTCGATGCCCAGAGATAG
- the panC gene encoding pantoate--beta-alanine ligase, translated as MKVLHTVAEFRQARAAFDVLGFVPTMGYLHQGHLALVEQARRECPAVAVSIFVNPTQFGPNEDYARYPRDTNRDLALLEAAGVDLVFIPSVEEMYPPGFGTYVIQPAADEVLEGAARPGHFRGVATVVCKLFNIVQPTKSYFGQKDAQQTVVVRQMVRDLNLPVEIVIVPTVREPDGLALSSRNVYLNAEQRAAAPVLYRALRTAAERYAAGERDAETLRAVMRSVLAGEPLARPDYVSVAHPLTLRELDRIGADGALLSMAVRFDQVRLIDNWLLEGEGK; from the coding sequence ATGAAAGTCCTACACACAGTCGCCGAATTTCGACAGGCACGGGCGGCGTTTGATGTCCTGGGGTTCGTGCCGACGATGGGGTATTTGCATCAGGGACATCTGGCGCTGGTTGAACAGGCCCGTCGCGAATGCCCGGCAGTAGCGGTGAGTATCTTTGTCAATCCAACGCAGTTTGGCCCTAACGAGGACTATGCCCGCTATCCACGCGATACTAACCGCGATCTGGCGCTGCTCGAAGCAGCCGGTGTTGATCTGGTATTTATCCCTTCGGTCGAAGAGATGTATCCGCCCGGATTCGGCACCTATGTCATTCAGCCTGCCGCTGATGAGGTGCTGGAAGGGGCGGCCCGACCCGGCCATTTTCGGGGTGTCGCGACCGTTGTCTGTAAGCTGTTTAATATTGTGCAGCCGACCAAGAGCTACTTCGGGCAGAAGGATGCCCAACAGACGGTTGTAGTGCGTCAGATGGTTCGCGATCTAAATCTCCCGGTTGAGATTGTGATTGTACCGACGGTACGCGAACCTGATGGTCTGGCGCTCAGTAGTCGTAACGTCTATTTGAACGCCGAACAGCGAGCCGCCGCACCGGTGCTCTACCGGGCACTGCGCACCGCTGCCGAACGCTACGCTGCCGGTGAGCGTGACGCCGAGACGCTGCGAGCAGTGATGCGAAGTGTGCTCGCCGGGGAGCCGCTGGCCCGACCGGATTACGTTAGCGTGGCCCATCCGCTCACGTTGCGTGAACTGGATCGGATTGGTGCGGACGGTGCTTTGTTGTCGATGGCCGTGCGCTTCGACCAGGTGCGCCTGATCGACAACTGGCTGTTGGAAGGGGAAGGAAAATAG
- a CDS encoding aspartate aminotransferase family protein: MNTLQEQLQADHEYLIHPLTHPTAHQNPKIWVAGRGSIVIDAEGREYIDGLSGLWNVNVGHGRAELAEAACNQMKQLAYYSAYVGSTNLPAIELARKLSELFYPSINHFFFTSGGAESTESSFKTARFYWKAVGKPEKVKFISRMKGYHGVTMAAMSATGLPAYWPMFEPRVPGFIHIESPYPYRFVNPTPHLSDGVAAANLLEEAIVREGPDTVAAFIAEPVQGAGGVIPPQDDYFKRIREICDYYDVLLISDEVITGFGRTGRWFGLEHYGIEPDIAQFAKGITSGYIPLGGIGVSDRIYEAIQSVPPEQRWMHAFTYSGHPTACAVALANIAIIEREGLVQRAAEVGDYMLRRLQELYALPHVGNVRGKGMMAGIELVADTATKAPFPASANVGVRVQKEMTARGLFTRVVGDTICLAPPLVTTYEQIDQIVQIIADSIEATVAAVKA, encoded by the coding sequence GTGAACACCCTGCAAGAACAGCTTCAGGCCGACCATGAGTATCTCATCCACCCCCTCACCCACCCGACGGCGCACCAGAATCCGAAAATCTGGGTTGCCGGTCGTGGTTCAATTGTGATTGACGCCGAGGGGCGCGAGTATATTGACGGTCTGAGCGGACTGTGGAATGTCAATGTCGGCCATGGTCGGGCCGAGCTGGCCGAAGCGGCCTGCAACCAGATGAAGCAACTGGCCTACTACTCGGCTTACGTTGGCTCGACGAACCTGCCGGCAATTGAACTGGCGCGGAAACTCAGCGAACTCTTCTATCCGAGTATCAACCACTTCTTCTTCACCTCGGGCGGTGCCGAGAGCACCGAAAGCTCGTTCAAGACCGCACGTTTCTACTGGAAGGCGGTCGGCAAGCCGGAGAAGGTCAAGTTTATTTCGCGCATGAAGGGCTATCACGGCGTCACTATGGCGGCGATGAGTGCTACCGGCCTGCCCGCGTACTGGCCGATGTTTGAGCCGCGTGTACCGGGATTCATCCATATCGAGTCGCCGTACCCCTACCGCTTCGTCAATCCTACCCCGCACCTGAGCGATGGGGTGGCCGCAGCCAACCTGCTCGAAGAGGCGATTGTACGTGAAGGGCCGGACACGGTTGCAGCCTTCATCGCTGAACCGGTGCAGGGGGCCGGTGGCGTCATTCCCCCGCAAGACGACTACTTCAAGCGCATTCGCGAAATCTGCGACTACTACGATGTGCTCTTGATCAGCGATGAAGTCATCACCGGGTTTGGGCGTACCGGGCGCTGGTTTGGGCTGGAACACTACGGAATCGAGCCGGATATTGCCCAGTTCGCGAAGGGGATTACATCGGGCTACATTCCCCTCGGTGGCATCGGCGTGAGCGACCGCATCTACGAGGCTATCCAGTCGGTGCCACCCGAACAGCGCTGGATGCACGCCTTCACCTATTCAGGCCACCCGACCGCCTGTGCCGTTGCCCTGGCCAACATCGCCATCATCGAACGCGAGGGCCTGGTGCAGCGGGCCGCCGAAGTTGGCGATTACATGCTGCGGCGACTGCAAGAGCTGTACGCCCTACCGCATGTCGGGAACGTCCGAGGTAAAGGTATGATGGCCGGAATTGAACTGGTCGCAGACACTGCAACCAAAGCGCCCTTCCCTGCCAGTGCCAACGTCGGCGTGCGCGTCCAAAAAGAGATGACTGCTCGCGGCCTCTTCACCCGTGTCGTGGGGGACACGATCTGTCTGGCGCCGCCGCTGGTCACCACCTACGAACAGATCGATCAGATCGTGCAAATCATCGCCGACTCGATTGAAGCCACGGTAGCTGCGGTTAAGGCGTGA
- a CDS encoding Na+/H+ antiporter subunit B gives MPRDSALYDSLILRTISRLMMPVLLLLSIFMLLRGHNLPGGGFIGGLLASSAIILQIVAFGPKTAKRILPVNYLLLAAFGVFFGAIWGLPALFAGLPYMQAFWIPEPIPGVGKIGTPVLFDVGVYFTVIGVTTKIALLLVEEPTLFPLPEMKSASVEQEEVA, from the coding sequence ATGCCCAGAGATAGTGCCTTATACGACTCGTTAATTCTGCGCACGATTAGCCGGTTGATGATGCCGGTGCTGTTGTTGCTTTCAATCTTTATGCTCCTGCGCGGCCATAATTTGCCGGGTGGTGGCTTTATCGGTGGTCTGCTGGCTTCAAGTGCGATCATTTTGCAGATAGTCGCCTTTGGCCCGAAAACGGCCAAACGCATTTTGCCGGTCAATTACCTGCTGCTGGCGGCTTTCGGTGTCTTTTTCGGGGCAATCTGGGGGTTGCCGGCGCTGTTTGCCGGTCTCCCCTATATGCAGGCGTTCTGGATACCAGAACCCATTCCCGGGGTAGGTAAGATTGGTACGCCGGTCTTGTTTGATGTTGGAGTCTACTTTACGGTTATTGGTGTAACCACGAAGATTGCACTCCTGCTGGTAGAAGAGCCGACACTCTTCCCCTTGCCGGAAATGAAATCGGCATCTGTTGAGCAAGAGGAGGTTGCATGA
- a CDS encoding sodium:proton antiporter, whose amino-acid sequence MIILLAIAIGSLFGGATYLILRRSVVKLILGLIMLSHGVNLLIFTMGDGVRRGAPPLVDASGQPLPGSADPLVQALILTAIVISFGFTAFVLALAYRSNQAVGSDDLDDLSTTDKL is encoded by the coding sequence ATGATCATTCTGCTGGCGATAGCAATCGGCTCTCTGTTTGGTGGGGCCACTTATCTGATCTTGCGCCGTTCGGTAGTGAAGCTGATCCTGGGTCTGATTATGTTGAGCCATGGCGTCAACCTGCTCATTTTCACAATGGGTGATGGTGTGCGACGTGGTGCACCACCGCTGGTTGATGCCAGCGGACAACCGCTCCCCGGATCGGCTGATCCATTGGTGCAGGCATTGATCCTGACGGCGATTGTGATTAGTTTCGGTTTCACTGCCTTTGTACTGGCTCTGGCCTATCGCTCGAATCAGGCGGTGGGGAGCGACGATCTCGATGATCTGTCAACAACCGATAAGTTATAG
- the panB gene encoding 3-methyl-2-oxobutanoate hydroxymethyltransferase: protein MRITIRDIQQMRDRGERIPMVTAYDYTSAQIADRAGIPLILVGDSLGMVVLGYNSTVPVTLDDMIHHTRAVVRGTQKALVIGDLPFLTYTSPEQAMQSAGRMLQEAGAQAVKLEGGVHIAPTIARLVQAGIPVMGHIGFTPQAVNQIGLRVQGRRAAEAQRLLADALAVQEAGAFAIVLELVPAELAQAITERLRIPTIGIGAGAGCSGQVQVWHDMLGLYSDFLPRHAKRYADLATIIAEALSQYASDVRNGTFPGPEHSSRMDPAELAAALGSQDQATE from the coding sequence ATGCGCATAACCATTCGCGATATTCAGCAGATGCGCGATCGCGGCGAGCGAATCCCAATGGTCACCGCGTATGACTATACCTCGGCTCAGATTGCTGATCGCGCCGGAATTCCATTGATTCTGGTAGGGGATTCGTTAGGCATGGTCGTGCTGGGCTACAATTCTACCGTACCGGTGACGCTTGACGACATGATTCACCATACGCGCGCCGTCGTGCGTGGTACGCAAAAAGCCCTGGTTATCGGTGATCTCCCATTCCTTACCTACACATCACCAGAGCAGGCGATGCAGAGTGCCGGACGGATGTTGCAGGAAGCCGGTGCGCAGGCCGTCAAGCTGGAAGGCGGTGTGCATATCGCTCCTACCATTGCCCGCCTGGTTCAGGCCGGGATTCCGGTGATGGGGCACATTGGCTTTACGCCACAGGCGGTTAACCAGATTGGGTTGCGCGTGCAAGGGCGACGGGCTGCTGAGGCGCAACGACTGCTCGCCGATGCGCTGGCCGTGCAAGAAGCCGGTGCCTTCGCGATTGTGCTGGAGCTGGTACCGGCAGAGCTGGCCCAGGCCATTACGGAACGGTTGCGGATTCCGACTATCGGGATCGGTGCCGGAGCCGGCTGTAGCGGTCAGGTGCAGGTCTGGCACGATATGCTCGGTCTGTACAGCGACTTTTTACCCCGTCACGCAAAGCGGTACGCCGATCTGGCAACAATTATTGCCGAGGCGCTGAGTCAGTACGCCAGTGATGTGCGTAATGGTACGTTCCCTGGCCCTGAACATAGCAGTCGGATGGATCCGGCAGAGCTAGCCGCAGCGCTGGGGAGTCAAGATCAGGCGACGGAATAG
- a CDS encoding calcium/sodium antiporter gives MDAITIGLMLGGLVCLAIGGELLVRGASHLAALVGVSPLVIGLTVVSFGTSSPELAVSVQAGLAGKSDIAIGNVVGSNIFNILFILGACALISPLIVAVQLIRREVPFMIAVSLLLAVLAFDGTIGWLDGLLLFSLLLGYTIWSIYASRKESAAVQEEYAQEYGSQKLRERPTIAVWVMQLVMIIVGLGLLALGSNWLVESATAIARAIGISDVVIGLTIVAAGTSLPEVVASIVATLKQERDIAIGNAVGSNIFNILGILGIASLVTPGGLVVAPSVITFDLPVMIAVAFAVMPIFVSGLSINRWEGALFLGYYVAYTAYLILAATEHDALPAFSGIMMLFVLPITLLTLAILTINAIRRRDWATS, from the coding sequence ATGGATGCCATAACAATCGGCTTGATGCTAGGCGGACTGGTTTGTCTGGCGATTGGCGGCGAGCTGTTGGTGCGTGGTGCGAGTCACCTGGCAGCCCTGGTTGGAGTTTCACCGCTCGTCATCGGTTTGACAGTGGTCTCATTTGGTACCAGTTCACCGGAGCTGGCGGTGAGTGTTCAGGCCGGTCTGGCCGGCAAAAGTGATATTGCGATAGGTAATGTAGTAGGGAGTAATATTTTCAATATTCTGTTCATCCTGGGTGCCTGTGCCCTGATTAGCCCACTGATCGTTGCCGTACAACTCATTCGACGTGAAGTACCCTTCATGATTGCGGTGTCTCTCTTGTTAGCAGTGCTGGCATTCGACGGTACGATTGGCTGGTTGGATGGATTGTTACTCTTCAGCTTACTGCTTGGTTATACCATCTGGTCAATCTATGCCAGCCGTAAGGAGAGTGCCGCCGTGCAGGAGGAGTATGCACAGGAGTATGGTTCACAAAAACTGCGCGAACGCCCGACTATTGCGGTCTGGGTTATGCAGCTTGTGATGATTATTGTTGGATTGGGGTTACTGGCACTCGGCTCGAACTGGCTGGTCGAAAGTGCAACAGCTATTGCGCGTGCCATCGGGATTAGTGATGTTGTGATTGGCTTGACGATTGTGGCTGCCGGTACCTCGTTACCGGAAGTCGTTGCTTCTATTGTTGCCACTCTCAAACAGGAACGCGATATTGCGATTGGCAATGCAGTAGGGAGCAACATTTTCAATATTCTCGGTATTCTGGGGATTGCATCGCTGGTAACACCTGGTGGTCTGGTGGTGGCGCCGTCGGTCATCACGTTTGATCTGCCGGTGATGATTGCCGTGGCCTTTGCCGTTATGCCGATCTTTGTTTCTGGCCTGAGCATCAACCGCTGGGAGGGGGCACTCTTTCTCGGTTATTATGTGGCGTATACAGCCTATCTCATCCTGGCTGCGACTGAACACGATGCGTTGCCCGCGTTCAGCGGCATCATGATGCTCTTCGTCTTGCCGATCACGCTGCTCACCCTGGCTATTCTGACCATCAACGCCATCCGTCGGCGTGACTGGGCGACCTCGTAA